The bacterium genomic sequence CGCTGCGATTCGCGCGGTGACACCGACGCTTTGTTCGAGAGACGGCCTCTGTCGCAACTGCCGCACCGAGGCAGGCTTGGAGCTGGATTGACACGGCTGGCTGTTGCGGCTATACTTCCGGGCCTTCGACCCGAACCGACACGTCGAGGCGTTTGACTATCATAGGCAATAATGCGAGCGGTACTGGTTTCCTGCGTCCTCATCGCCGGCTTCGCGGCCGGCGCCACCCTCAGTGATGCCATTGTCAGGGAACAAGTTAACCCGAAGCTGTCGCTCGACATCAACGGCTACGTCTACGATTGGGACAACGTCGGCCGGTTCGTGCTGCCGGGCGAGACGCTCCGCCTGTCGACTTCCGACCGTGTGAACAGCAGCGGCTGGGTTGCCTCGGCCGGCGAGCTGGTGGACATGGGAAACACGACGTGCTGGGTCGCGCCGCAGGAGCCGGGACTTTATCCGATAATCGTCACCAGCGGCACGGCGGTCCGCCGGATCAACGCCTTTGTGATGATACCCTTTGACAGCCTCGACAAAAAGGGTTATCTCAAGGGAGTCAAGATCGGAAAGTACCCGAAGCCCATCGCGGCGTTCCCGAACTTCACGAAGCCGAAAGGGTTCATCGTGACGACACCCGACAACATGAACACGCCGGTGTCGCCGCACTACACGCTCGGCGACTTCGCGCCGCGCTCGATTGATGGGTTCCCCAAGTATACGGTCCTGCGCGAGGAACTGCTGATCAAGTTGGAGCTGCTCACCGATCTCGTCAAGCGTCACGGGGTCAATTTCGACCGGTTCACGGTATTCAGCGGCTATCGACCGCCGGCGTACAACTGGCGTCTGGAACGCGGGCTGAACAGCGCCCACATCTACGGCGGCGCCGCCGATATCATCATCGACGCCGACAACGATGGCCGGCTGGACGACCTGAATCACGACGGCAACTCGAACCGCAAGGACGCCAAGCTGCTGGCTTCCTGGGCCGAAGAGCTGGAGCAGCAGCACCCTGAGCTGGCCGGCGGCATCGGCTGGTACAGCCGCACCCGCTGGCGCGGGCCGTTCATCCACGTTGATGTTCGCGGCAAGACTGCCCGCTGGCATCAGTGAAATGACGAGTTGCGAATGACGATTGGCGAATAGCGAACGGGAAACGACGAGCGATAGACGACAGGCTATGAGCGCCGAGCACCGTTCCGCGTCCGGCCCGGGCCGGGAGCCGGGTCGGCGTTTGCCTTCTGAATTCGACATTCGCACTTCGTCATTCGTCAATTCCTGATGAGTCCGATAAAGTCGCTCGGCATCATCGTCCTGTCGCTGATGGTGCTGGCCTGGTCGGAGGTCTACTTCCCGGTCAAACAGAGCCTCGGACTGGACATCCTGAATCTGACCTACAACTTGTACAAGACCCGGGCAGGCACGCTCGCGATGCGGCTGGAGCTGCCGAAGCTCGGACCCGAGATCGAGGCGCTCAATGGTTCGGTGAAGCAACTCGCCGACCAGTTCGCGACCGCCTTCACCAATGAGCTCTACATTGTTGTCAATCCCAACGGCAACCGGCTCTCCCTGCGCCGCGGCCAGAAGGTGATACTCGAGGCCGCGATATCGACCGGCAGGAACGACACGCTCAAATACCGGAGCCAGCGGTGGGTCTTTCAGACCCCGCGTGGAATCATGAGCGTCATCCGCAAAGCAAAAGACCCGATCTGGGTGAAACCGGACTGGGCGTTCCTCGAAAAGGGCGAGTCGATTCCGCCGCTCCGCTCGCCGAAGCGCCAGCAGAAGGGCGTGCTCGGCGCGTTCATGCTCGACCTTGGCGGCGGAGTGATGATACACGGCACCCCGCAGGAGAACCTGCTCGGCCGGAGCGTAACCCACGGCTGCATCCGGGTCGGGTACAACGACCTGAAGGTGCTGTACGACTCGGTGCCGGTCGGGACCAAGGTGTTCATATTCTAATGAAGGGCCACGAGTCGAATAGTCCAGAATTCAGAATCCAGAGACTAGAATCCAGAATGTCCCGACACTCTGGATTCTGGACCCAGCACTCTGGGCTCTGGATTGTCCGGTTCCGAAATCCCGAGCCCGGCAGCCGACAGCTCAAATGAGAAGTTTCCTGGCAGTGCTTGCGACCATCATCGGGAGCCTGGCCCTGGTCCGGCTGACCGACGCGGTGGGAAAACGCGAACTGCAGCGCGCGGCCCTGGAGGCGGACGCTGAGGCGCGGGCTGTTGCCGGCCAGTATGACAGCCTGCAGGCGGTGAAGGCGAAGCTCGAACAGGATGCGCAGTACCTGAACTACCGCATTGCTTCCTTGTCGCGGCACGAACCTTATCTCGTCATCAACCGGGGGGAGCGCAAGATCACCCTCGCGGTTCAGGACAAAACGATTCTGGAGGCCAAGTACCAGTTCCGCCAGATCTTGGAGGAACCGGATGAGTACTCAGCCTTGCCCAAGGCAACGCTCGAAGTCCTGAACAAGCAGGTCCGGACGAGCTGGCGCCGGCCGGACTGGCTGTACCGGCTCGAGGGCGTCCCGCCGCCGACCGACTCGGCTCAGCGCGTCGTGACCGACGCCTTTGGCGCGGGCGCAGTCTTCCTCGGCGGGGACATCGTGATTCATGGCAAGGTCAGCGATGAAGTACCGGCCGAGGCGATTGACCACAACTACATCGAGCTCGACTCCATGCCGCTCAAGACCATTGTCGACGCGGTCAAGCCGGGGACGCTGGTCCTGATCAAGTAACTTCAAGTTTGACTGCCGGGCAGCATCCGCTAAGCTAGCCGGAGCGGCAGTCGCGGATTCGAATATCTGTCACTGGACCACTTGAATCCTCGACCCCCCGAATCCTTTTCCACGGAGAGGTGCCGGAGTGGACGAACGGGCGTGCCTGGAGAGCACGTGTACTCGTAAGGGTACCGTGGGTTCGAATCCCACCCTCTCCGTTCTGCTGGCTGGTGCCAGCAGAACGGAAACCCGAAGTCCGAAGCACGAATGTCGAATCAAGCTCGAATTCCGAGGGCCTGAATCCAATGTCCAAAGTCCATAGTCCATCCCCTCAGCCTGAACCGCTTGATTTCCGTGGCGCCGCCGAGTGGCGGACGTGGCTCCGGCGCAATCACGCGAAGTCGCAGGGCGAGTGGGTCTACATGTACAAGAAAGGCGCAAAGGCCGGGTTGCGCTACCTGGAGGCGTTGGACGAAGCGCTATGCTACGGCTGGATTGACGGCCAGATAAAGGCCGTCGACGCGGAGAAGTTCCGTCAGCGCTGGACGCCAAGGCGGCCAGGCAGTGTCTGGTCTCAATCCAACAAAGCTCGCGTGAAGCGCCTCGTGGCCGAAGGCAGGATGTGCAAGGCCGGGCTCGAGTCGGTCATGGCGGCGAGAAGGACCGGTAAGTGGCGGCAGGCGTACTTCAATCGCCACTCGTCGGCCGTACCGTTGGACCTGGTCGAAGCGCTCAGAGCAGACCCCAAAGCCTGGCAGGGTTTCAACCGATTCGCGCCGTCCTATCGCCGTCTCTATGAGCGTTGGGTCGCGGATGCCAAGCGGGCGGAGACTCGGCAACGTCGCATAGCAGCAGTGGTTCACCGCGCCCGCGAGTGCCGTAAGCCTGGCATCGAGTCATTCTACCAGTGACGAACCGGAGTGGGACTCCGCCCGTCAAATAGTAGATGAACGGCAAGAAGGCCGCGGTTCACGTTGATCCGGTCTGCAAGATGGAAGTGGTCGAGGGGCAGGAGGCGGCACAGAGGGAATATGACGGTGTAACCTACTACTTCTGTTCAAAGACGTGCGCCCGCAAGTTCCAGCAGAATCCCGAGGAATTCGTCTCACCACAAAAACACCAAGACGCCAAGAGCTCGGACCATCTAGAATCTACAATCTACAATCGTCAATCTCACGTTGACCCGGTCTGCAAGATGGTGGTACAAGAGGGAAGCGAGGCGGGCAAGTGGGATTACAAGGGTGAAACCTACTACTTCTGCAACCCGAACTGCCTCAAGCGGTTCCAGGCCGAGCCGGACCGGTTCCTCAAGACAGCCGAGTCGGCCGGGATGGAAGAAACAACAGCGCCGGTGTTGCCGGAGCCGGTCATTCTCGAGAAGCCTGAACTAGGTAAGACAGAGACCGTCACCTTGTCGGTTGGAGGGATGAGCTGCGCAAGTTGCGTGGCCACGGTCGAGAAGGCCTTGAACCGACTGCCGGGCGTGAAGAATGCGAACGTCAACTTCGCCATTGAGAAGGCGATAGTCGAATTCGACCCCAAGGTCTCGCCGGTACCGGCTCTAGAGAAGGCGGTGGTCGATGTGGGCTACGATATCATCCACGAGTCCTCCGGCGGCGAGGACCACTCCGCAGTCGAGCTTCATCGTGCCTCCAACCGGCTGGTCTGGGCCTGGCTACTCGGGCTGGTGCCGATGCTGCTCATGGCGTTACACGGTCTGCATGTGTTTCACATGTCGGGCATGGTCTGGCTCGACGTGATCCTATGCGCCACGGTCCTGTTTGGGCCGGGCTGGAACGTCGTACGGGGCGCTTTGGGGTCGGTGCGCGCCGGGTCGGCCTCGATGGACGTGCTCATCGTGCTCGGCGTCGCTGCGGCCCTCGGCTCGGGCATCGCCGTGCTGGCCGGCCTGCCGATAAAGAGCTTTGCCGACGCCGGTGGAATGGTGATGGCCGTGTTCCTGACCGGACGTTACATCGAGGCGAGAGCCAAGGGTCGGGCTTCTCAGGCCATCAGGAAGCTGGTTGCGCTTGGAGCCAGGACGGCTCGCATACAGCTCGCCGAAGGCGTAGAGAAGGAAGTGCCGGTGGCACAGCTTGCACCCGGCAATCTGATGCTCGTTCGCCCCGGTGAGAAGATACCGACCGACGGACGAATACTCGAAGGCGAGACCAGCATCGACGAGTCGATGGCAACGGGCGAATCACTCCCGGTCGAGAAGAAGCCCGGCGACGACGTCATCGGCGCTACCGTGAATGGTAACGGTCTCATCAAGGTCGAGGCGACACGAGTGGGCAAAGATACGTTCCTCTCGCAGGTCATTCGGCTGGTTGAAGAAGCCCAGGGCAAGAAGATCCCCATACAGGCATTCGCCGACAAGGTCACTGCGAGATTTGTCCCGGTAGTCGTTCTTGTTGCGCTGGCGACATTCGTCGCCTGGCTCTTCCTGGCACCAAGCCTGAAGCCGATGCTCGCATGGGCGGCGACGTTTCTGCCATGGGTGAGTCCGAATCTCTCGGTGGTGTCGCTCGCGTTCTTTGCCGGGGTCGCGGTGCTGGTAATCGCCTGTCCCTGCGCCCTGGGACTCGCGACACCGACTGCCCTGATGGTCGGCTCCGGCATGGGTGCGGAGCGCGGCATTCTCTTCCGTTCGGGCGAAGCGATTCAGACGCTGAAGGACGTGCGAGCGGTCGTGCTCGACAAGACCGGCACGATTACCCAGGGCCGGCCGGCGGTGACCGATGTGATTCCGGCGCGGAACACGACCGGATTGGACGTCGATTCGGATGGTGTCCCAGGCCGAGAGGACGAATTGCTCCGGTTGGCCGCATCGATCGAGCAGGGCTCCGAACATCCGGTCGCAGGTGCAGTGGTCGCAGCGGCCCAGTCGCGCGGACTGAAGCTGGTGCTACCGACCAACGTGCAAGCAGTGCCGGGCCAGGGTATCAAAGGAATGGTCGACGGTGTTGAAGTACTCGCGGGCAAGGAACTGCTGCTGACGGAGTGCGGTGTGGATTGCCGTGCACTGAAGCAGGCAGCGACTGACCTGAAGAGACGTGCGCGAACGACTCTTTACGTTTCAGCAGGGGGCACGCCAGTCGGTGTCATCGGTGTTGCCGACACGGTGAAGCCTGACTCGGCGCGCGCGATTGAGGGACTGAAGGCGCTGGGTATCACGCCGATAATGCTGACCGGCGACAATCGTGAGACCGCGACCGAGGTAGGAATTAAGGCCGGCATCAGCCGCGTGGTCGCCGAGGTGCTGCCGGCACAGAAGCAGCAGGTCGTCAGGGACCTGCAGACGGAGTTCGGCAGCGTAGCGATGGTCGGGGACGGCATCAATGATGCGCCGGCCCTGAAGGCTGCGGATGTCGGCATCGCCATCGGCACCGGTACCGATGTGGCTATCGAGTCATCCGACGTGACGCTGGTGCGCGGCAGCCTCGCGGGTGTTGTTGCGGCCATCCAGCTCTCACGGGCGACCTTCGTGAAGATAAGGCAGAACCTGTTCTGGGCCCTCTTTTACAATGTTGTCGCGATACCGCTCGCCATGCTCGGCCTGCTCCATCCCATCATGGCCGAGGTGGCGATGGCGCTGTCCTCGATCAACGTCGTCACCAACTCTCTCCGGCTACGCCGGACACGGCTGTAGCACGGTTCGCCGGCTCTTGGCTCTTGTGCAGGCCGACCGCAGTCAACAAAGCCTGTATACTGCATACTGTATGCTGTATACTGGGTGCCCAAGCATCATGACTAACTCAGTAGCACAAGGACAACCGATTCCGCTTCTGGTGGACCTTCACACCGATGCGCTCTACGAGCATATTCGCGGCCGTAAGGATATCACGCAGCGGTCGGACAAGGGTCATCTCGATTTCCCGCGCATGAAAGAAGGTGGCGTCAACGGTCAGGTCTTTGCCATTTGGGTCAGTCCGACCGAACTCAAGCCGGGCGAGTATTGTGACTTCGTCCTCAAAGGAGCTGACACTTTCGACGAGGTGTGCGCACGCTGTCCGGACCTGGTCACGCCGGCGCTGACACCGGACGAGTTCAGACAGACGACGGCCGCAGGCAGGATTGCTGCGGTTCTCGGGGTCGAGGGTGGACACGCGCTGGAAGGGAATCTTGAGAACATCGACCGGTTCTTCGAACGTGGCGTGCGCGCGCTCACCATCACATGGTGCAATTCCAACGAACTCGGAGACTCAAGCGGTGACGACAACAAACCCAACAACGGGCTGTCGCGACTCGGCCGTCAGGCGATACGCCGAATGAACGAAATCGGGATGATTGCGGATGTGTCGCACAGCGCCGACAAGACCGTGTTCGACATCCTCGATACCAGCACGTCCCCGGTCATCGCCTCCCATTCCGGAATCCGGGCGCGGCGCGACTTCAACCGCAACCTCACCGATGAACAGATTCGGGCGATTGCCGCGC encodes the following:
- a CDS encoding dipeptidase: MTNSVAQGQPIPLLVDLHTDALYEHIRGRKDITQRSDKGHLDFPRMKEGGVNGQVFAIWVSPTELKPGEYCDFVLKGADTFDEVCARCPDLVTPALTPDEFRQTTAAGRIAAVLGVEGGHALEGNLENIDRFFERGVRALTITWCNSNELGDSSGDDNKPNNGLSRLGRQAIRRMNEIGMIADVSHSADKTVFDILDTSTSPVIASHSGIRARRDFNRNLTDEQIRAIAAHDGVIGVVFLPYFLRDREADASIEDVIDCIDHICQLVGPDHAALGSDFDGFGGALPGLEDVTKMGAIGTGLRQQRFPEADIAGILGLNFVRVWDAVRARASTT
- a CDS encoding L,D-transpeptidase, whose product is MSPIKSLGIIVLSLMVLAWSEVYFPVKQSLGLDILNLTYNLYKTRAGTLAMRLELPKLGPEIEALNGSVKQLADQFATAFTNELYIVVNPNGNRLSLRRGQKVILEAAISTGRNDTLKYRSQRWVFQTPRGIMSVIRKAKDPIWVKPDWAFLEKGESIPPLRSPKRQQKGVLGAFMLDLGGGVMIHGTPQENLLGRSVTHGCIRVGYNDLKVLYDSVPVGTKVFIF
- a CDS encoding peptidase M15A; the encoded protein is MRAVLVSCVLIAGFAAGATLSDAIVREQVNPKLSLDINGYVYDWDNVGRFVLPGETLRLSTSDRVNSSGWVASAGELVDMGNTTCWVAPQEPGLYPIIVTSGTAVRRINAFVMIPFDSLDKKGYLKGVKIGKYPKPIAAFPNFTKPKGFIVTTPDNMNTPVSPHYTLGDFAPRSIDGFPKYTVLREELLIKLELLTDLVKRHGVNFDRFTVFSGYRPPAYNWRLERGLNSAHIYGGAADIIIDADNDGRLDDLNHDGNSNRKDAKLLASWAEELEQQHPELAGGIGWYSRTRWRGPFIHVDVRGKTARWHQ
- a CDS encoding heavy metal translocating P-type ATPase translates to MNGKKAAVHVDPVCKMEVVEGQEAAQREYDGVTYYFCSKTCARKFQQNPEEFVSPQKHQDAKSSDHLESTIYNRQSHVDPVCKMVVQEGSEAGKWDYKGETYYFCNPNCLKRFQAEPDRFLKTAESAGMEETTAPVLPEPVILEKPELGKTETVTLSVGGMSCASCVATVEKALNRLPGVKNANVNFAIEKAIVEFDPKVSPVPALEKAVVDVGYDIIHESSGGEDHSAVELHRASNRLVWAWLLGLVPMLLMALHGLHVFHMSGMVWLDVILCATVLFGPGWNVVRGALGSVRAGSASMDVLIVLGVAAALGSGIAVLAGLPIKSFADAGGMVMAVFLTGRYIEARAKGRASQAIRKLVALGARTARIQLAEGVEKEVPVAQLAPGNLMLVRPGEKIPTDGRILEGETSIDESMATGESLPVEKKPGDDVIGATVNGNGLIKVEATRVGKDTFLSQVIRLVEEAQGKKIPIQAFADKVTARFVPVVVLVALATFVAWLFLAPSLKPMLAWAATFLPWVSPNLSVVSLAFFAGVAVLVIACPCALGLATPTALMVGSGMGAERGILFRSGEAIQTLKDVRAVVLDKTGTITQGRPAVTDVIPARNTTGLDVDSDGVPGREDELLRLAASIEQGSEHPVAGAVVAAAQSRGLKLVLPTNVQAVPGQGIKGMVDGVEVLAGKELLLTECGVDCRALKQAATDLKRRARTTLYVSAGGTPVGVIGVADTVKPDSARAIEGLKALGITPIMLTGDNRETATEVGIKAGISRVVAEVLPAQKQQVVRDLQTEFGSVAMVGDGINDAPALKAADVGIAIGTGTDVAIESSDVTLVRGSLAGVVAAIQLSRATFVKIRQNLFWALFYNVVAIPLAMLGLLHPIMAEVAMALSSINVVTNSLRLRRTRL
- a CDS encoding YdeI/OmpD-associated family protein — encoded protein: MSKVHSPSPQPEPLDFRGAAEWRTWLRRNHAKSQGEWVYMYKKGAKAGLRYLEALDEALCYGWIDGQIKAVDAEKFRQRWTPRRPGSVWSQSNKARVKRLVAEGRMCKAGLESVMAARRTGKWRQAYFNRHSSAVPLDLVEALRADPKAWQGFNRFAPSYRRLYERWVADAKRAETRQRRIAAVVHRARECRKPGIESFYQ